The following are encoded together in the Drosophila biarmipes strain raj3 chromosome 3L, RU_DBia_V1.1, whole genome shotgun sequence genome:
- the LOC108028648 gene encoding uncharacterized protein LOC108028648 — translation MGWILVLLLFGFAGVLANKKEPENSNRKVIKGRTISVNTSTSGLHDAVGGTLVPGSGFLQQIEIGNLPHIKGRPLPDLGNDVVITSESTHSKNGQENSVMSKVQSLTKKPSKRSTPHKLIAAKAPPKSSAVE, via the exons ATGGGTTGGATACTGGTACTCTTGCTTTTCGGTTTTGCAGGTGTTTTAGCTAATAAGAAGGAACCTGAAAACTCCAATCGCAAAGTAATTAAGGGCAGAACCATATCGGTAAACACCTCCACATCGGGATTACACGATGCAGTGGGAGGTACTCTAGTACCAGGATCGGGATTTCTTCAGCAAATCGAAATCGGCAACTTGCCACATATCAAGGGTCGGCCACTGCCGGACCTTGGTAACGATGTTGTCATCACGAGCGAGAGCACGCACTCGAAAAATGGCCAGGAGAATTCAGTTATGTCCAAAGTACAATCGCTGACGAAAAAGCCCAGCAAAAGATCTACACCACACAAATTG ATTGCTGCGAAAGCTCCCCCAAAATCATCGGCAGTAGAATAG